ATGATCCCTGCGCAATGGGCCTCATTCGGCAACCTGTTGGGCGCCGCGGTGTTCCCCATCGGTTTGATCCTGGTGATCCTGGCCGGGGGTGAACTGCTCACCGGCAACATGATGAGCCTGCCACTGGCGATGTTCGCCCGGCGTATCGGCCTTGGCGCGGTGGCGCGCAACTGGCTGCTGGTGACCCTCGCCAACCTGGCGGGCGCACTGTTCGTGGCCTGGTGCTTCGGCCACCTGCTCGGCCTTACCGAAGGCCCCTACCTGGGCAAGACCCTGGCCGCGGCAACCAGCAAGGCCGGCGCCGACTTCGTCCATGCCTTCGTCTCGGGCATCGGCTGCAACTGGCTGGTGTGCCTGGCGGTCTGGCTGTCCTATGCCAGCCGCGAAATGAGCGGCAAGATCCTCGGCATCTGGTTCCCGATCATGGCCTTCGTCGCCATCGGCTTCCAGCACGTGGTGGCCAACATGTTCCTGATCCCGGCGGCGATCTTCGCCGGCTACCTGGACTGGGCCCAATTCGGCCACAACCTGCTGGCGGTGTTCCTGGGCAACGCGGTGGGCGGGGCGATCTTCGTCGGCCTGGCCTATTACGTTTCCTATGGTGCGTCGGGGCAAGAACAGCAAGCCCTGCAATAACCCCCTCCTGTTCAGGTGAATTGCGCCGAGCCGCAATTTACTTAACATCTTCATGAGGCGCATGATGCCGGAACCTTGTTCGAGGTTCTGGCATCTGCCGCATTCCCGCCGTCACCAGCTCATCAATGGCTGGCACCCTCGATCAAAACCCTGGCAGCCCCAGGCAAGACACCTACCGATCGTTAGGTGCTCAATGCCGGTCACAGCCAGCGCTTGTGCAAGCCCTGCTTTCCAATAATTCCAACTGTCCAGGCTGCGCCATGATCAACATCGAAACGCCTACCTATTACACCGCGACCAAGAAATACAACTTGAGCTTCCCGACCCTGGAAAGCGATATCGACGCCGATGTGGTGGTGATCGGTGGCGGCTTCTCGGGCATCAACACCGCCCTGGAGTTGGCCGAAAAAGGCATCACCAACGTCGTCGTGCTCGAAGCCCGCTACCTGGGTTTCGGTGGCACCGGGCGCAACGGCGGGCAGATCATGGCCGGCATCGGCCACGACCTGGAGAAGATCAAGAGCAGCGTCGGCGACCAAGGCCTGCGCGAAATTTTCGAGATCAGCGAGCTGGGCGCCGGCATCATCA
The window above is part of the Pseudomonas muyukensis genome. Proteins encoded here:
- a CDS encoding formate/nitrite transporter family protein, coding for MSVIAPSQITELVIAAGVKKAHLPTRATLILGFLAGAFISLGFLLAIHVSTMIPAQWASFGNLLGAAVFPIGLILVILAGGELLTGNMMSLPLAMFARRIGLGAVARNWLLVTLANLAGALFVAWCFGHLLGLTEGPYLGKTLAAATSKAGADFVHAFVSGIGCNWLVCLAVWLSYASREMSGKILGIWFPIMAFVAIGFQHVVANMFLIPAAIFAGYLDWAQFGHNLLAVFLGNAVGGAIFVGLAYYVSYGASGQEQQALQ